From Staphylothermus hellenicus DSM 12710, a single genomic window includes:
- a CDS encoding ABC transporter substrate-binding protein, with translation MKRLKALTRTASATIIIVIVIIGIIAAYYAFQGGGQQTTTTPPLTTTTTTSPTTTTSSPAATTTTTTTPTGPKALVIETSQAYVVVGPKGSVVPQLPSDKKIIVVSYEVDLEKTKPIENSTGFVDIDPAFYRNYTVDALIVAARKATDPFIRYQIYEAVHKLSNEEAPTLWLGQYVLVRNRWSWLHGRYYHPTLAERYDLLWEDPDAPSVAIGIGDYVNDQHTYSIITFGWPDTFDPAADYETFGWEIWHNIGDTLVTYWKTDTEHIVPDLAVAWAHNKEGTEWYFVIRGGVKAYDPWHDVTYDISAVDVLFSIWRIARLQLDPSWMITEFLDVNSSSILTEDEFNQLLQSGGLVAEYKGQTVEPKSLNELLQLFGYSGDTAGVVKLKLYYPYGAILSILADPFTSTIPMKYFFDNVDELKGKYEQALSDSNNGKNPSAWANYIGVGEQEPTHLYLHQHPVGTGPYYIKEYEENSYMVLEYNPYYWNKTLWNTSPYGENGKPIHEKTIYLINDDAVSRIEILKAGQADIGAIPLDRLKDIEGYQYPNSNHKIIVEKGALEPTIVYIVLNANKEPFNNKLVRQALMYAIPFDRIKNDVYAGYLERLYGVIPAGFPGHNDDIATKYTFDLAKAQQLIQQAGIDPTKYSFEIWYNSGNTQREKIATLLQTYWGQLGFQVTVRALQWGTLLTKTEKGDFDVYIIGWAPDYLDPDNYAGPLFYGGTRFSILEFKLVNSVSEAQQVFSG, from the coding sequence ATGAAACGCTTAAAAGCCTTAACTAGGACAGCATCTGCAACCATAATTATAGTCATAGTAATAATAGGTATTATAGCAGCATATTATGCTTTCCAAGGTGGAGGACAACAAACAACTACTACTCCTCCATTAACTACTACAACCACGACTTCGCCTACAACCACAACTTCATCGCCCGCAGCCACAACTACTACAACAACTACTCCAACGGGTCCCAAGGCACTTGTTATTGAAACCAGTCAAGCATACGTGGTTGTTGGGCCGAAGGGAAGTGTTGTTCCACAGCTTCCCAGTGATAAGAAGATCATTGTTGTTTCATACGAGGTTGATTTAGAAAAGACCAAGCCTATAGAGAATAGTACTGGTTTTGTCGACATTGATCCAGCTTTTTATAGAAACTATACGGTTGATGCTTTAATTGTAGCTGCTAGGAAAGCAACTGATCCATTTATAAGGTATCAAATATATGAAGCTGTCCACAAGCTAAGTAATGAAGAAGCACCAACATTGTGGCTTGGACAATATGTATTGGTGAGAAACCGTTGGAGTTGGTTGCATGGAAGATACTATCACCCCACTCTAGCTGAGAGATATGATCTATTATGGGAGGATCCTGATGCACCATCTGTCGCGATAGGTATTGGCGACTATGTTAATGATCAACACACATACTCTATTATCACCTTCGGATGGCCTGACACATTTGATCCAGCAGCTGATTATGAGACTTTTGGATGGGAAATATGGCACAACATAGGTGATACACTGGTTACTTATTGGAAGACTGATACGGAGCATATTGTGCCAGATCTAGCTGTGGCATGGGCTCACAATAAGGAGGGTACTGAATGGTACTTTGTTATAAGGGGTGGTGTAAAAGCATATGATCCATGGCATGATGTAACCTATGATATATCAGCTGTCGACGTATTGTTCTCTATATGGAGAATTGCTAGACTACAGCTTGATCCAAGCTGGATGATAACAGAGTTCCTCGATGTAAACTCCAGTAGTATATTAACAGAGGATGAGTTCAACCAGCTATTGCAGAGCGGTGGATTAGTCGCTGAATATAAGGGGCAAACTGTTGAGCCAAAGTCCTTGAACGAGTTACTACAGTTATTCGGATATTCTGGAGACACTGCGGGGGTGGTTAAGTTAAAACTATACTATCCCTACGGCGCAATACTTAGCATACTAGCTGATCCCTTCACATCAACTATTCCTATGAAATACTTCTTCGATAATGTTGATGAGCTGAAAGGAAAATATGAGCAAGCATTATCTGATAGTAATAATGGTAAAAACCCATCAGCATGGGCTAACTATATTGGTGTAGGTGAACAAGAACCTACACACCTATATCTACACCAACACCCTGTAGGAACAGGTCCATACTATATTAAGGAATACGAAGAGAACAGCTACATGGTTCTAGAATATAATCCATACTACTGGAACAAAACACTATGGAACACTAGCCCATATGGTGAGAACGGTAAACCTATACATGAAAAAACAATATATTTGATCAACGACGACGCAGTATCCAGAATAGAAATATTAAAGGCTGGACAAGCAGATATAGGCGCAATACCTCTAGATAGGCTCAAAGACATTGAAGGATACCAATATCCCAACTCAAACCACAAGATAATTGTTGAGAAAGGCGCATTAGAGCCAACAATAGTTTATATAGTGTTAAACGCTAACAAGGAACCATTCAATAACAAATTAGTTAGACAAGCCTTAATGTATGCTATACCCTTCGACAGGATCAAGAATGACGTATATGCTGGATACCTCGAGAGACTATACGGAGTTATCCCAGCAGGATTCCCAGGACACAATGACGACATAGCGACGAAGTACACCTTCGATCTTGCTAAGGCACAGCAATTGATACAGCAGGCAGGAATTGATCCAACAAAGTACAGCTTCGAAATATGGTATAACTCAGGAAACACGCAGCGTGAGAAAATTGCAACGCTTCTGCAAACTTACTGGGGACAACTAGGATTCCAAGTAACAGTTAGAGCATTGCAATGGGGAACTTTGCTAACTAAGACCGAGAAAGGAGACTTCGACGTATACATTATTGGTTGGGCACCAGACTATCTAGATCCAGACAACTATGCTGGACCATTATTCTATGGTGGTACACGATTCAGCATATTAGAGTTTAAACTAGTAAATTCTGTTAGTGAAGCTCAGCAAGTATTTAGTGGTTGA
- a CDS encoding ABC transporter permease, translating to MAELKRFLVRRLLTFIPTLIGVTLIVFVIAAVIPTDPARMWAGGEKANPKVVEQLKKEYHLEGNIFERYYFVMYKLFTNQMVSPVTHHYIWDDLAKKFPVTLQLTIIAFIYIIIIGIPLGILAALKRDTWVDTSVRILALTGVSTPIFWLAYLLIFLFFTQLGWITLAGTPKPPYSYTGVPLIDASIRLDLPMLAEIFKRYSLPGFILGFMGIGVTARIVRNSFLDAMNADYTEYAMARGLKKLRIYRHVFRNALVPVVTVLGLQFGGLLGGAPITERVFGLPGLGNYMLNAIYQYDYLALMGAVFFVAIIYLTANLIVDILYAFIDPRVRY from the coding sequence GTGGCAGAGCTGAAACGTTTTCTTGTACGCCGGTTACTAACATTTATACCTACATTAATAGGTGTTACTTTAATAGTTTTCGTAATAGCAGCTGTGATACCAACAGATCCTGCGAGAATGTGGGCTGGAGGCGAAAAAGCTAATCCTAAGGTGGTGGAGCAGTTAAAGAAAGAATATCATTTAGAGGGAAACATATTTGAAAGATACTATTTCGTAATGTATAAGTTATTTACTAATCAAATGGTTAGCCCTGTAACTCATCATTACATATGGGATGATCTCGCCAAAAAGTTTCCAGTCACATTACAATTAACAATTATTGCATTTATATATATTATAATAATAGGTATACCTCTAGGCATACTTGCCGCGCTAAAGAGGGATACATGGGTTGATACATCTGTCCGTATCCTAGCATTAACTGGAGTATCTACTCCTATTTTCTGGCTAGCATATCTATTAATATTCTTGTTCTTCACCCAACTAGGATGGATAACCCTGGCTGGAACACCTAAGCCTCCATACTCATATACAGGTGTTCCATTAATTGATGCATCAATACGTTTAGATCTCCCAATGCTAGCCGAGATATTTAAAAGATATTCATTGCCGGGCTTCATACTGGGTTTCATGGGTATAGGTGTTACAGCTAGAATTGTGAGGAATAGTTTCTTAGACGCTATGAACGCTGATTATACAGAATACGCCATGGCTAGGGGATTGAAGAAGCTGAGAATTTACCGGCACGTTTTTAGAAACGCTCTCGTACCCGTAGTGACTGTATTAGGACTACAGTTTGGAGGATTACTCGGAGGCGCACCCATTACTGAGAGAGTTTTCGGATTGCCGGGTCTCGGAAACTATATGTTGAATGCTATTTATCAATACGACTACCTCGCATTAATGGGTGCAGTATTCTTTGTTGCTATAATATATCTCACAGCCAACCTAATAGTTGATATACTCTATGCATTCATTGATCCAAGAGTTAGATACTAG
- a CDS encoding ABC transporter permease, producing MSEEVYEKKILDKITDKIIDGYAKLMDKIRPGWYRRNKARVDEWKLMAYAFNRSPPGLIGFFLVIIFLVIAIIGPFIAPFSYDLPLSSFDQKAYLAPPGTVISIPNNNIAKFFGVKPGNYTLVLGGDDYGRDLLSRILYGARTSLVVAILVMLVGPWIGIGIGLIAGYYGGKTDETLMRLTDIFLAFPGLILAIAFSAVLPPRIQDFLNANPAIRNFFLSLFALKPQHAGAMAYLVSVIIALWIVWWPGYARLVRGQVLSARENVYVEAARALGVPTRWILLRHIFPNILGPVLVYLTLDFGGVILTEAGLSFLGVGAVPPIADWGRIINDGSQYFPNSWWLVFYPGLMILLTVLGFNLIGDTLRDVLDPKTRRSVEFKLKKKKGEK from the coding sequence ATGAGTGAGGAAGTATATGAGAAGAAAATACTTGATAAAATAACGGATAAGATAATAGATGGATACGCTAAGTTAATGGATAAGATAAGGCCTGGATGGTATAGAAGAAACAAGGCTAGAGTAGATGAATGGAAACTAATGGCTTATGCATTTAATAGATCCCCTCCGGGACTAATCGGTTTCTTCCTAGTTATAATATTCCTAGTTATCGCAATAATCGGTCCCTTCATTGCTCCATTCAGCTATGACCTGCCCCTTTCATCATTTGATCAGAAAGCCTACTTGGCTCCTCCAGGCACAGTAATATCAATACCAAATAATAACATAGCAAAATTCTTCGGAGTCAAGCCGGGAAACTATACACTAGTTCTTGGAGGAGATGATTATGGTAGGGACCTGTTAAGTAGAATACTATATGGTGCTAGAACAAGCCTAGTAGTAGCTATACTAGTAATGCTTGTAGGACCATGGATCGGGATAGGAATTGGCCTTATAGCAGGCTACTATGGAGGTAAAACAGATGAGACACTAATGAGGCTTACAGATATATTCCTAGCATTTCCAGGCTTAATACTTGCAATAGCATTCTCTGCTGTACTTCCTCCGAGGATTCAGGATTTCCTAAACGCTAATCCTGCAATACGTAATTTCTTCCTCTCATTATTCGCTCTAAAACCACAGCATGCAGGTGCAATGGCTTACTTGGTAAGCGTAATAATTGCTTTATGGATAGTTTGGTGGCCGGGATATGCAAGGCTTGTCCGTGGACAGGTATTATCTGCTAGGGAAAACGTATATGTTGAAGCCGCAAGAGCTCTCGGTGTACCTACTAGATGGATACTGCTGAGACACATATTTCCCAATATTCTAGGACCTGTACTAGTATATCTTACACTAGACTTTGGAGGAGTAATATTGACCGAGGCAGGACTTAGCTTCCTGGGTGTTGGAGCTGTTCCGCCAATAGCTGATTGGGGACGCATAATAAATGATGGATCCCAGTATTTCCCGAACTCGTGGTGGCTAGTATTTTATCCTGGACTAATGATTTTGCTGACTGTCCTAGGATTCAACCTTATAGGTGATACTCTAAGAGACGTCTTAGACCCTAAGACTCGTAGAAGCGTAGAATTTAAACTTAAAAAGAAGAAGGGTGAGAAATAA
- a CDS encoding ABC transporter ATP-binding protein, producing MSTKCDPIIEVRDLYVNFYTYAGIVKAIDGVSFKICRGETYCLVGETGCGKSVTAKSLTGLIRSPGKIEKGEVLYYPEPGAKPINLLQLSEDDLRKIRGSEISYIFQDPSASLDPLYTIGYQVSETMYEHGRIKSIKEGIRRAIDILRKVLMPDPETRIKNYPHELSGGMKQRSVIGISLSNNPKLVIADEPTTALDATVQDQIMDLLKKLKEKENLTVLLITHNMGLVADMCDRVAVMYAGRIVEEADVYELFKNPYHPYTKALLRAVPNPLTKMEKLESIPGTVPNLINPPQGCRFHPRCPYKTDICEREKPPDIWVGPGHRVSCWLYVEKKESGG from the coding sequence ATGAGTACAAAATGTGACCCGATCATTGAGGTAAGAGACCTATACGTTAACTTCTACACATATGCTGGAATAGTTAAGGCAATTGATGGCGTGAGCTTCAAAATATGCCGTGGGGAAACATATTGTCTAGTAGGAGAGACCGGATGCGGTAAATCAGTAACAGCCAAATCACTCACCGGACTCATACGATCCCCTGGCAAGATAGAGAAGGGAGAAGTCCTATATTATCCGGAGCCGGGAGCGAAACCAATAAACTTGTTACAGCTCAGCGAAGACGATCTCAGAAAGATCCGTGGCTCCGAAATATCATATATTTTCCAAGACCCCTCAGCAAGTCTTGACCCACTATATACTATTGGATACCAAGTATCAGAAACAATGTATGAACATGGAAGAATAAAATCAATAAAGGAAGGAATACGCAGAGCTATAGATATACTCCGGAAAGTATTAATGCCTGATCCTGAAACTAGGATAAAAAATTATCCTCACGAGCTAAGCGGTGGTATGAAACAGAGAAGTGTTATAGGAATATCTCTCAGCAACAACCCCAAACTAGTAATAGCAGATGAACCTACAACAGCTCTAGATGCAACTGTTCAAGACCAAATAATGGATCTCTTGAAGAAATTAAAGGAGAAAGAAAACCTAACCGTTCTCCTTATTACTCATAATATGGGGCTTGTCGCGGACATGTGTGATCGTGTTGCTGTAATGTATGCTGGCAGAATAGTTGAAGAGGCAGATGTTTATGAATTATTTAAGAACCCGTATCACCCATACACAAAAGCACTGCTTAGAGCAGTTCCAAACCCATTGACTAAGATGGAAAAACTAGAATCAATACCTGGAACTGTTCCAAACCTAATAAATCCTCCTCAGGGTTGTCGTTTCCATCCAAGATGCCCATATAAAACGGATATATGTGAGAGGGAGAAGCCTCCCGACATATGGGTAGGGCCTGGTCATAGAGTATCTTGTTGGCTATATGTTGAGAAAAAAGAGTCTGGAGGGTGA
- a CDS encoding ABC transporter ATP-binding protein, translated as MKGIFFTKGYVKAVDGVSFEVERGKTMGLVGESGCGKTTVGKLVLRLLKPTSGKVYFEGKDIYKLKGKELKEFRKKAQMVFQDPYSSLNPRMTVFDIIYEPVKVYKLKVSDPEKFILNLLYQVGLNESHLYRYPHEFSGGQRQRIAIARILALNPEFIVLDEPTSALDVSVQAQILNLLKELQRKYNLTYLFISHDLGVVRYMSDWIAVMYLGQIVEYGPAEEVFEKPLHPYTKALFSAIPIPDPEITRKREKLRVPGEPPSPINPPQGCRFHPRCPFKMDICEKTEPELIEYEKDHFVKCHLYSRK; from the coding sequence GTGAAGGGAATATTCTTCACGAAAGGCTATGTGAAAGCAGTTGATGGAGTCTCATTCGAGGTTGAGCGTGGGAAAACAATGGGACTTGTAGGAGAGAGTGGTTGTGGAAAAACAACTGTTGGTAAACTAGTTCTTAGATTATTGAAGCCTACCAGTGGTAAGGTGTATTTTGAAGGAAAAGACATCTATAAACTTAAGGGTAAAGAACTTAAGGAGTTCCGTAAAAAAGCACAAATGGTTTTCCAAGACCCTTATAGTAGTTTGAATCCTAGAATGACTGTATTTGACATAATCTATGAACCAGTTAAAGTCTACAAGTTAAAAGTTTCTGATCCAGAGAAATTTATTCTAAACCTATTATATCAGGTAGGCTTAAATGAGTCGCACCTATACCGTTACCCCCACGAATTCAGTGGGGGGCAAAGACAGAGAATAGCGATTGCTAGAATATTAGCATTAAACCCTGAATTTATAGTATTAGATGAACCAACATCTGCTCTAGACGTATCTGTGCAAGCACAAATTCTGAACTTATTAAAGGAGCTTCAGAGAAAATATAATCTCACATACTTATTTATAAGCCATGATCTAGGAGTTGTCAGATATATGAGTGATTGGATAGCAGTAATGTATCTAGGACAAATAGTTGAATATGGACCTGCCGAGGAAGTATTTGAAAAGCCTCTTCATCCATATACCAAAGCATTATTCTCTGCTATACCAATACCTGATCCAGAGATTACTAGGAAGAGGGAGAAATTAAGGGTTCCAGGAGAACCACCTAGCCCAATAAATCCTCCTCAGGGTTGTCGTTTCCATCCAAGATGCCCATTCAAAATGGATATATGTGAAAAAACAGAGCCGGAGCTTATAGAGTATGAGAAAGATCACTTTGTCAAGTGCCATCTATATAGTAGGAAATAG
- a CDS encoding pyruvate/oxaloacetate carboxyltransferase has translation MVKIIDTTLRDAHQSLLATRFRTRDILEIADLIDKAGFYSLEVWGGATFDAAIRFLREDPWERLRLIRENVKNTKLQMLLRGQNLVGYRHYPDDVVEKFVELAYKNGIDIFRVFDALNDPRNMKTSIRKAKEVGAIVQGAMCYTISPVHTIDYYLKFAEELLAMDVDMITIKDMAGILEPHKAYELVSALKKEFKVPVNVHTHATAGLAVATYLESVKAGADYIDTAISPLAFGTAQPGIQTIYYALPPDKRPSIRLDIIDKISKKLVKFIEEKYQHLLNWRILLPNPNVIIHQIPGGMFSNLIAQLREQNALDKLDAVLEEVPRVREELGWPPLVTPLSQIVGTQAVLNVLFGRYKVIPKETKNYVKGLYGRPPAPIKEEIKKLILGDEKPVTVRPADLLEPMLDKCRSVLVEKGYLEKEEDILTYCLFPETALEFFEARKRGEIEKPVVKEEKPRKVIKLYIDGQEYVVGVEGVNIDIIKSIAPIPTIAPVQPAGAPASSITTPASITGSETSYRGEPVKAPMAGKILKILVKPGDKVVKGDKVVVLESMKMSTDILAPTSGVVEKIMAKEGDDVEAGDILLTILPQ, from the coding sequence ATGGTTAAGATAATAGATACAACGCTTCGAGACGCTCATCAATCGCTTCTAGCAACCCGTTTCCGCACAAGAGATATACTGGAAATAGCTGATCTAATAGATAAGGCTGGATTCTATAGTTTAGAAGTATGGGGTGGAGCAACATTTGATGCCGCCATAAGGTTTCTACGAGAAGACCCCTGGGAAAGGCTTAGACTTATACGTGAAAATGTAAAGAATACAAAGCTTCAAATGCTTCTTCGAGGACAAAACCTTGTAGGCTACAGGCATTACCCCGACGATGTTGTGGAGAAATTTGTTGAGCTAGCATATAAGAATGGAATAGATATTTTCAGAGTATTTGATGCATTAAATGATCCAAGAAACATGAAGACTAGTATTAGGAAAGCTAAAGAGGTAGGAGCAATTGTTCAGGGAGCCATGTGCTACACTATAAGCCCTGTCCACACAATCGATTACTATCTCAAATTCGCAGAGGAGCTTCTCGCAATGGATGTAGACATGATAACAATTAAAGACATGGCCGGCATACTAGAACCTCATAAAGCATACGAGCTAGTATCAGCATTGAAGAAAGAATTCAAAGTCCCCGTAAATGTCCATACACATGCAACAGCGGGATTAGCTGTTGCAACCTATCTAGAAAGCGTGAAGGCGGGAGCAGACTATATAGATACAGCAATATCGCCCCTAGCATTCGGAACCGCTCAGCCAGGAATACAAACAATATATTATGCATTACCACCAGATAAAAGACCAAGTATTCGACTAGATATCATAGATAAGATATCGAAAAAACTCGTAAAGTTTATCGAGGAAAAATACCAGCATCTTTTAAATTGGAGAATACTATTACCAAACCCGAACGTGATCATACATCAAATACCCGGTGGAATGTTCTCTAACCTAATAGCTCAACTTAGAGAACAAAACGCTCTAGACAAATTAGACGCTGTCCTCGAAGAAGTTCCTCGAGTAAGAGAAGAACTTGGGTGGCCCCCACTAGTTACTCCATTATCACAAATAGTTGGCACACAAGCAGTTCTCAATGTATTGTTTGGAAGATACAAGGTCATACCTAAGGAGACCAAGAACTATGTTAAAGGCTTATATGGTAGACCCCCTGCACCAATTAAGGAGGAGATCAAAAAGCTTATTCTAGGAGATGAGAAGCCGGTAACCGTTAGACCAGCAGATCTATTGGAGCCCATGCTTGATAAGTGTAGAAGCGTACTGGTTGAGAAAGGATATTTGGAGAAAGAAGAAGATATACTAACCTATTGTTTATTCCCAGAAACAGCTCTAGAATTCTTCGAGGCAAGAAAGAGGGGAGAGATTGAAAAACCTGTTGTTAAAGAGGAGAAGCCCAGGAAAGTTATCAAGTTATATATTGATGGGCAAGAATATGTTGTTGGAGTTGAGGGTGTAAACATAGACATTATTAAGTCTATAGCTCCCATCCCCACCATAGCCCCTGTTCAACCAGCTGGAGCCCCAGCATCATCCATAACAACACCCGCCTCTATAACTGGTAGTGAAACTAGTTATAGAGGGGAACCAGTGAAGGCTCCGATGGCTGGGAAGATATTGAAGATACTGGTTAAGCCCGGAGATAAAGTTGTTAAAGGAGACAAAGTAGTTGTATTGGAATCTATGAAGATGTCAACCGATATATTAGCGCCTACTAGTGGTGTTGTCGAGAAAATAATGGCTAAGGAAGGAGATGATGTTGAAGCCGGCGATATCCTGTTAACTATATTGCCTCAATAA
- a CDS encoding alkaline phosphatase family protein, which yields MRRAIVIGLDCAPPRILYDELRNELNVLGKLVGEGQRYIMRSSHPPITIPAWMVMATGKTPGELGLYGFRHRVLGSYDKMYIADSTRIKEEPIWNTLGKHGVNSIVVSVPPSYPPRPVKGYLISDFITPDHTKRYTWPPWLKKEIENRFGPYIFDVVFRIEDRDKVAKELWEMTEQHFKVLEYLLTNKKWGFAWFVEIGVDRLHHAFWKYWDRNHPKHVPGNKYEHIIPDYYKFLDEKIGLLLEKIPKDTLVFVVSDHGAKAMKGAFVVNQWLEEKGYLKLKKKPEKPGEDLKPNMIDWEHTKVWGWGGYYSRFFINIKGREPHGVVEPKDVPELIEELKHELRKIRGPNGEVWNTKAYTPRELYPLVKGDPPDMMVYFDDLSWRAAGTIGWNTMYLEENDKGPDDAVHDWYGVFTIYDPEETIGSGDKGIIDIHRIKDKMLQYIMEDKK from the coding sequence TTGAGGAGAGCTATTGTTATTGGATTAGATTGTGCTCCTCCAAGAATACTATATGATGAATTGAGAAATGAACTAAATGTCCTCGGCAAACTAGTTGGTGAGGGCCAAAGATATATTATGAGATCTAGTCATCCACCAATAACTATTCCTGCATGGATGGTTATGGCGACCGGTAAGACCCCTGGAGAGCTGGGATTATATGGTTTTAGACACAGAGTTCTCGGCAGTTATGATAAAATGTATATTGCAGATTCAACTCGGATTAAGGAAGAACCTATATGGAATACTCTTGGAAAACACGGTGTAAACAGTATTGTAGTAAGTGTTCCTCCATCTTATCCTCCAAGACCGGTAAAAGGGTATTTGATCAGCGACTTCATAACACCAGACCATACGAAACGATACACTTGGCCGCCATGGCTTAAAAAAGAAATAGAGAATAGATTCGGGCCCTACATATTCGATGTAGTATTCAGAATAGAGGATCGAGACAAAGTAGCTAAAGAATTATGGGAGATGACGGAACAACACTTCAAAGTACTAGAATACTTGTTAACAAATAAGAAGTGGGGATTTGCATGGTTTGTTGAAATAGGTGTTGACAGACTACACCATGCTTTCTGGAAATACTGGGACCGTAACCATCCAAAACATGTTCCAGGAAACAAGTATGAGCACATTATACCCGACTACTATAAGTTCCTCGACGAAAAAATAGGTTTGCTCCTAGAAAAAATACCTAAAGACACACTAGTATTCGTGGTCTCAGATCATGGAGCCAAAGCTATGAAGGGAGCATTTGTTGTTAATCAGTGGCTTGAAGAAAAAGGATATTTAAAGCTTAAGAAGAAACCGGAGAAACCCGGCGAAGACCTGAAGCCTAACATGATAGATTGGGAGCACACCAAGGTATGGGGTTGGGGCGGATATTATTCCCGGTTCTTCATAAATATTAAGGGTAGGGAGCCCCATGGAGTAGTTGAGCCAAAAGATGTTCCCGAACTAATAGAGGAGCTAAAACATGAGCTGAGAAAAATCAGGGGCCCAAATGGTGAGGTATGGAACACTAAAGCATATACTCCCCGAGAACTATACCCACTAGTTAAAGGGGATCCTCCTGATATGATGGTTTACTTCGACGATCTAAGCTGGAGAGCTGCTGGAACAATTGGTTGGAACACCATGTATCTAGAGGAAAACGATAAAGGACCCGATGATGCTGTTCATGACTGGTATGGTGTGTTCACAATATATGATCCCGAGGAAACAATTGGATCAGGGGATAAAGGCATTATAGACATACATAGAATTAAGGATAAAATGCTACAGTATATTATGGAGGATAAGAAATAG
- the cysC gene encoding adenylyl-sulfate kinase, which yields MKYLDKGFVVWFTGLPGSGKTTLAYKVAEILRDKGYRVEVIDGDWARKTISLGAGYTREERRIHLHRIAWVARLLARNGVIVLCSFVSPYRDVRKMIREIIEGEAPFVEVYVYCPLEECIRRDPKGLYKKALRGEIKHFTGISDPYEPPENPDIVVDTVKYSVEENVAKIINYLARRFNIN from the coding sequence TTGAAGTATTTAGACAAAGGATTTGTTGTCTGGTTCACCGGCTTACCTGGAAGCGGTAAGACTACACTAGCATATAAGGTTGCAGAGATTCTTAGAGACAAAGGTTATCGTGTAGAAGTTATTGATGGTGATTGGGCCCGTAAAACAATTAGTCTAGGCGCCGGCTATACTAGGGAGGAGCGTAGAATACATCTACACCGCATAGCATGGGTTGCCAGGCTTCTTGCTAGGAACGGAGTAATTGTTCTCTGCAGCTTTGTATCACCATACCGCGACGTGCGCAAGATGATTCGTGAAATAATCGAGGGGGAAGCACCATTTGTTGAAGTATATGTTTATTGCCCACTAGAGGAATGCATAAGGAGGGATCCAAAAGGACTATATAAGAAGGCCTTGCGGGGAGAAATAAAACATTTCACAGGAATAAGCGATCCATATGAGCCCCCGGAAAACCCTGATATAGTTGTGGATACTGTTAAGTATTCTGTCGAAGAAAATGTTGCCAAAATAATTAATTACCTTGCTAGAAGATTCAATATTAATTAA